The sequence CTTGCTGCGCCCCGCCCCGCAGGCCGGGAAGTCGCGCAGGTAGTGGTGGTCCGGGCAGTCGGGCAGCTCCTCCTCGGCGCTCGCGGGCGGCCGCGGCCGGGGTGGCGGCGGCGGGGCCGAGGCCCGGGCGCTGCGAGAGGGTCGGTCCATCTCTCCCGCGCCGGCGGCGCACGAGCGCCTTTCTGGAAGCCCCGCCCCCGCGCGCCGATTGGCTCCGACTCGGGGGCGGGGCCTAGACCTGAAGTCACAGAGCCTCTGAGCTCCCGCGCGGACGTCAGTGCGAGTCGCGAGCCGCGGGCCTGGACAGGGGCCGCTGAGTCCCACTGAGGTTTTCGTGTTGGGCAATGATCGGAAACAGATGAATGTAAAACAGTTAAAGACTTCTTGGCGGTGATGGGGCAGGAGGGGGAgaaacagcataacggttatgcaaaggtcTCTTATATCTGAcgttctgaagccccaggttcaatccccagccccaccataagccagagttgagcagtgctttggtaaaagaagcaggggccagatggtggcgcgcCTTTACGGTGCTTACACTTTAcggtgctcaaggatccgggttcaaaccgtGGGCCCCAACCGGCAAGGGGGAAGCCTTACAAGCTGTGATGCTCTTTCTCCTTGATCTCCTCTTGTAAatgagaaaattttttaaaaagcagaaacagACAAAAATGTTAAAGAAAGTGTGATACCCCTCATTCCTCTGTAGGCTCTCATGTTTTATTTTGCTAGGTTATTTGATAGCATGAGAAGACTGTTAAAAATTGTCAAGTGTAGGCTTTAAAGAAATAGCTctgggggactgggcggtggcacacctggttgagcgcacatgtggccagtgggcaaggacccgggttcaagctcccagcctccacctgcgagaggaaagctttgcgagtggggaagcagtgctgcaggtgtctgtctgtctcctctctgtctctcccttcctctcgatttctggctgcctctatccaatacataaataaagattaataaagAAATAGCTCTGGTAGTTgagaatgtatttttaattttttaaaaaaattatttgtttactcctttttgttgctcttgttgttttattgttgtagttattattgttgtttttgatgtcttcgttgttggataggacagagagaaatggagagaggaggggaagacagagggggagagaaagacagacacctgcagacctgcttcactgattgtgaagcgacccccccctgcaggtggggagccgggggctccatacggtccttgcgctttgtgtcacgtgatttttaattttttaaaaatttctttattggggaattaatgttttacattcgacagtaaatacaatagtttgtacatgcataacatttcccagttttccatataacaatacaacccccactatgtcctctgtcatccttttgggacctATAAGAGaatgtatttttaataaaaaaaatgtttggttAACAAGAGCAATGTGCAGCTTTGGCTTGTAGtcgtatgggggattgaacctgagaccttggaggctCGGGCTTCAACCCATATTCTTGcttttggtaatgtgtgcactcaattgggtgcaccactgcctggctcccctgagggtttattttaaattattattatttaccatagcactgctcagctctggcttatggtcatttGGGAGACTGAATCTAGGACCTGGAAGTCTGACATGGgagttattttattcatttactttaatgagaaagagagagaaataaacggagagggagaccagaacactgatcagctctggtttatggtggggctggtaactgaaccagagcactgctatctaccctccgcctgtGACaatctctttgtatagccattatgttgtcttcttcttcttctagcgtttgcccttcttccgtagccagtcaacagcgtcagattgagcctgatgtaaagtttcgagacctcctttgaatctggagaggtggcaggcgttcactatgtgggtcatagtctgtctgtagccgcaggggcagttcgggtcgtctctggctccccagcgatggaacatagcggcgcaccggccatggcctgttcgatagcgattgaggagggcccagtcataacgtgctaggtcaaagccgggttgacgcttgcaggggtctgtgatgaggtgtttgttctttacctcagctgactgccagctctgtttccaagagactggaacagagaagttcagtgtaggcgtaggggaccagattgggtgacgagacgtcaagcgttggacagggtgggcgaagatatccgcatatattggcaggtccggtcgagcgtagacgtgggaaatgaacttagatgatgccgcatcccgacgaatatctggcggggcgatgttgctatgaactggcagccatggaaccggggtggaacggatggttccagaaattatcctcatggaggaatataatttggaatcgaccaagtggacatgggggctacggaaccatactggggcacagtattctgcagtggaatagcataatgccagagatgatgatcgaagtgtggaagcgctcgcgccccatgaggagctggccagtcttgcaatgatgttattcctcgcgcccacctttgctgcagtttttatgagatgttcgtgaaatgctctaccactcctcctcctcctcccctcccccctcccctctccctttcccttccccttgccccccctctccttttctgtctccaggaCTATTGTTTGAGCTTGGTGCTAGCTCTATGAAcgcattgctcctggcagccatggccattttttcccccattttttaagaaaacatattcttaatttattatatttatttattggatagagacagccagaaattgagagggagaggggttgtagagagggaaagagacagagaaacatctacaacactgcttcaccactggaaaagctattcccctgcaggggacttgaactgggtcctccttgcgcactgtaacatgtgcgttcaaccaggtgtaccacccaggccccatcttcccccccatttttgttggattggacagtaataaattgagagaggaaggggagacagagagggagagagatagatatctgaatacctgcttcacagctcatgaagtgcctcccctgcaggtggggaacgggggttccaacccagatccttgcacttaatactatgtgcgcataaccaaatgtgccaccgccCCGGCCCCTttcccataaattctttatcaagtcctctgttgatgggcatttaggttgctttgaCTCTGTGGCTATTGCAGATAATTCGGCTTTGAACATGGGTGCATATGTCTGGCCCCCATTTGAATATTTCCAGTATAATTCGCAGACCATATGAAACTATCAACTTGAAAATCGGcaattgggggagttgggcggtagcgcagcgggttaagtgtatgtggcgcaaagtgcaaggaccggctccccatctgcaggggagcacctcacaggcagtgaagcaggtctgcaggtgtctttctctcccctcttgttGGGGCCTGCATGGccccgatctaggcccagcagacacccCGTAAGCCTGGCTCGAGTTCCGCTGCCGGTCACTAGCTtgctcagagtgacacagcatttcctgtaggccgtGCCTGAATTcgcctctgccctccagctgatgatgcctAAAGCATATAGGCCCCACCGACggtgacgccacctcacaccacctctaacgtcatctcaccctacctttccatttccatccctgcctctaccccctgcctataaaaaatggccttttcctcaataaagcgagtcaccgccttgacagaactcccgacttggtgttttttcttttctcaagtcgctgacactctccctcccgctcagccccagaaggggggtccgCCTGGTGCAGATCTCCCTCCTCGCGACTACCTGTCGGGGAGAACCcgacaccctctctgtcttcccctcctctctccatttctctctgtcccgtccagcaacgacgacatcaataatagctacaataataaaaaacaacaagggcaacaaaagggaataaataaataaatactaaaaaaaaaaaaaaggcagttgggcgggggaagatagcataatggttaggtagaagagactctcatgcctgcggctccaaagtcccaggttcaatccctcacaccaccataagccagacctgaacagtgctctggttaaaaaaacaaaaaccaaaaacagttTATGTTGCTATTGAAAAAAAACTCCAGTACTccaagagatggtgcagtggataaagcattgggcactcaagcatgaggtccggagtttgatCGTCATATATGTacatgcagcacatgtaccagagtgatgcctggttctttctctcttcctattttctcattaataactaactaaaatcttaaagagaaaagaaaaaagctcctGACCAAGTGCTCCAGGtattgggggcaggggagggtgcTGGTGTTTGCCACCACTGGCGGGGAGAGGAGTCAGGCCTGGCATGGGGTAGGCATCAGGAATCAGGCCGACCGAGTGTATCAGCTTGCAGACTGCCTGAAGATGGAGCTGCAGTCTTTACCCTCTATGCTGCTCTGGGTCCTCAGCCACTCCCagctcttttcctatctctctctctttttaaattagttttttttaaaaaaaatatttatctccttttgttgcccttgttttattgttgtagttattattgttgttgttattgatgtcattgttgttggataggacagagaaatagagagaggagaggaagacagagagggggagagaaagacagacacctgcagacctgcttcaccgcctgtgaagcgactcccctgcaggtggggagcccagggctcaaaccaggatccttatgctggtccttgtgctttgtaccacttgcgcttgacctgctacgctaccgcccgactccctgtctctctctctttaaaaattatttcatttatttttctaccaggttatcactggggcttggtgcttgtgaGACAGATTCACCACTCTCTGAGACTATTAttagatattttttttccttatttgataggactgagggaaactgaaagaggagggggagagatagaggacagagacacctgcagccctacatcaccacttgtgaagcttcccccctgcaggtggggaagctaggggctcgaaccctggtcctcacctatggCAATGTGTACACTCCAGGCCTCCACTCCTAGCTCTCATTATCTAATTGCTGCCTCCCTGAACTCTGCTCTCTGACATTTCCTGCGAAAAAGGCCTCTGTTTGGCTTAGGTTTAACTAGCACAGATAATTCTCCTCCCACAAAAATGACACTCTCCCCCTTGGGGAGTTTGCTTTTAATAGACTGAAACTCATTTCCTACTTAAGAAGAATCTTCTGAGTTTTTCCCTTCTGCTCTCCAAAGGTGTGTCCCTGTTGGAGGTGTGGCCCCAATAGCTAGTACTGGATAATTTTGGTGATTCCTTAAATGAACAAGTCCCAGGAGAGTGTTtccaaaaaaagacaaaaaatacagaaaaaaaaaaaaaaccactaaggGGATTTTCTCTTCCATCAAATGTGTTACATTTGCcactgggaaagagagaagctaaTATTTAGTCTCACACCACTTTTCACAAGCTAGCTCCTTTAACATTTCCATAGGATTTGCTGTGAAAACATTCAGGCATTCTCCAAAGGGGAAGGGTAGGATGATGAACTCTCATTTCCCCATCATGCAGACTTAACGATTATCAAGAT is a genomic window of Erinaceus europaeus chromosome 15, mEriEur2.1, whole genome shotgun sequence containing:
- the NUPR2 gene encoding nuclear protein 2 yields the protein MDRPSRSARASAPPPPPRPRPPASAEEELPDCPDHHYLRDFPACGAGRSKGRTRRERELRTNWRVPGGHERKIAQKLVNGQRRRRQRQLQPRPRTRLA